Genomic segment of Coffea arabica cultivar ET-39 chromosome 1e, Coffea Arabica ET-39 HiFi, whole genome shotgun sequence:
AAAAGAAAAGCTAGTTTTTCCGGTTATGGAGCTCTACTATTCTGGTGGTTATCAACAACCAGAATGTAAAATATTCTGTACTCAAAGGTTCCTGAAAACAGAACAAAATGATGGCCATCTTCattcaaacaaataaataattcaaTTACACAGAGCAAACCAGAGTTTTGGTCTCTGGGGTGTTAGAATACTGGTACAATGTAAACCATTCAGCAATAGTCATCAGAAAACAGTCTCCATGAATCTACAGCTGCATGAGGGTGGAGGATCCAGGTTTCTGCTTTTACTGCTATGACCAAGACTAATAAAACTGCTGCTGAATGTTGTACGATCTGGGGTTCTCAATGAGATCATTAACTTGGAAGTCAAGTCAGGCTTCTTTTCAGCAACTACTTTGGGACAGGCCACCTATTTCAAGcatcaaaataacttaatactGATAAAGCCATCACAAAAACTCAATGACTTTCCTCCCTAGAAACTAGTTGGCTGGTGTATCAACTGGATCGAAGTCCACCTTTGGGGGTAACATCTACCTGAAATAATGACAAACAAGTTGTTCTTGCTTATTTTTAGTTTGTACAATGACAGGGTACAAAATACATCTTCAGTCATCTGctaaacaaactaaaagaaggaaaaagttaTAGACTTGCTATATATGGGATTGATGATTTACCTGGTGAGactacaagaagaagaaaattgaaaagtctACAGCTTGTTGGCATTATGTCCTATTTCAATTTGCATTCTATTTAttcttgagattttttttttcttcggtTTTCCATTTATTTGGCACTCCTTCCATTACTGGACAGAATATGCTCGGACCATCTCAATCACCGGTGCCTGGCACATTGGACACTTCTCTTTTCCCTGGACCAATTTCTCTGCACATCTTGAACATGTGCACATGTGTCCGCACCTATATGGATGGATTCAGTAAGCAAAGAAGTGTCAGGATGCAAAAGGAAAAATACAGTTCCTATCTTTGTCAGAAGATCATCCTAGATGAAATTATACAAATACTAATTTGGAGGTTAATTTGAATAGATGCTGCAATAACACCCAGAGATCATGGTGGGTCACCTGTACAGCAAGGAATCAATGTTTTGTTCACAACACATGCAGCAAATTCCTTTCCTCACAAAATCCCATTTGGAATCATCCTTATGTTGTGCATCCTTGCAAGTATCTACTTCCACGTAATGAAATCAGCAACGTTGAACCACATTTGTCATATAAAGAGAAGGTAAAGGAATAAACTAAAAACTCAGGACACTTGATAGCAAGAGACACCACACACACTCTGATGTTACCATTAATGATCTCTAACCTAAATCCTTTACCTGCTGAAACAGCTGACCTATTCAAAGCTGCAGAAACTTCTTGCCGAACTGAGCGTTGCAGTTCAAGTTGCATATCCATGCATGCCTCTAGCATCCTCTGCATATTGTCCATGCGCTGTTGAAGCCTAACCATGTCAAGCCTCAATTCATTAATGATCTCCCACTCCTGCTGTACACGGGCAAAAATAGGTTCAAGTTAGACCAAGCTGATTCCAGGGCAAGTTAAATCTTCAGTGTTAGCACCCCATAAATGTCGGCATTCAGTACATCTTTTCCATGTCTTAAGAACTAACTTTGTGATATAAAAAATGTTATTAAGGCTAGATGTGCACACATGCATGTGAATggtaataaactggaaaaatgtACAAGATCAAGCCAAAAGCATTCTGTACATGAGTACTGGCTGATATGACAACCGCAACGGATGAAAAAAATGACATCAAGTGCATACAATTCACATAATAGATCAATATGATATCCACAAGAGTTCAGTTACTAAACAAATGGACCTTGTAACTCTAAGTTGACAAGTTTAAGAACCAAGCAGAGGGATGCGTGCGCTCACAATTCCTAACTGATGATGAGGGCTGTTGTGAGACCAATTTAGTCTATGCAAATCCCGATCCCAGACTGGCTGAGAGGCTGTGTCCGATGCTGAGGTTCTATCAACACCACCTGATAATACACCATCCTGTACCTGATCATCATTCTGCTGTTCCTGATCTTGCTCAATGAAGGCAGGTGAAGATGATGCTCCATCTGCCTCCCAGTCCATAGAAGCATTGCCTTGACGTTCCACGTATGACTGTATCAGCTGGTCAAGGCTTGCTCTGAAACCGCTCCGAAGAAGACTAGAGACACGTCTCCTGAATCAGAAGTAAACAGATAAATACGAAAGAACCCTTTAAGAATCCATCACTTTGAAGAATTTTCCTAAATGTCAATGAGACTCTCACCTGCTAAGAAGTTCTCTTAGCTCCATACTGTAAACATTATCATCCTCTGGAAAATAAAATGCATCAACCCTGCCACTAGAACCACCGACTCCCTGCCCTGAAGGCACATCTAACCAACTATCTATAGCCTCTTGTAAACCATCATCATGCCAATCTTCATTTGGTTCTTGAGTATTATGGTGATCTCTAAAATCATTATCTGGTCTTTCCTGATCCCACTGATGGGCAATGTTTTCTTCCCACGTTTCAGTAAGCCCTTCTTCATTACCATGTGCCCATTCATCGGCTTCAGTACTGGTTGGTTGTTGCCATTCAATTTGTTCATGATCCAAAAACAATTCCTGCTCCTCTTCAACTTGAGCTGAAGTTTCTTGCCAATTGGAATCTTCAGCTGCATTGGGCTCCCTATCTTCCACTTGACCAGTTATCTCGCGTACATCACTTGCCCCACTGTTTGGTGCATTTTGTTCTTGAACAATTTCATCAGTATCTACCAAATAATCATGCACACTGGTTTCAATCTCTGAAGTTTCACTTAGCAATGGATTAGCTTGGACATCAGTCCTCAAGTTCCCAGAAACATCATTCTCCCCGCCTTGTTCCCTAGGCATGTAGTCAACATTGTTTAACAACTCTTGTCCTTCATCACCATGTCCTTCAGCTTCTTCGATAACAGAATGCTGCTGATTTATGTAACCAATAGAGGGAAAATCATTCCTCTCACTTTCCTCATCAGACGGCTCAAAGAGATCATAGATGTCCTCTAGCACCTCTTGCTCCTCATCTGATTCTAATTGACCATTTCTAGTATGGACCTCACTAGAAGAAGCATATTCAGACTGATGATTGTTTGATGAACCACGAACAGAGTTGTCCAATCTGGACAGAAACCCTTCTCTGTTTCACAGACATGAGGTTAAGGTCTTTATAACTTATAACTGAAATTGGCTAAACTTCCTTGGAAGTAATTACAAGAAATATCTAGGCTACAAAGAAAACTCAGTACAACTTTCCATAACCATGCTAGATTTTTTCCACTTAAATATAGGACTTGACAAGTCAAATAGCAGCATATTCCAAAGTTTGTGACAAAatcgaaaaaaggaaaaaaaaaaaaaaaagaaataatgctAGATACTGCTCAACAACTAAATAGTGGTAGAAAAGTAAGTCAGGGGATTATAGAATTTGGAATTGGACTAGATTTTTGTGTCAAATTTCTAAATTTATCTTAGGTTGATGAATAAGCTTCATTTCAGCTGAACGCTCAATGTCTCCAATGGCAATATCTTTATGGTGGGTAACGTAACATGAACCACACTTTGGGGTTCTTCATGAACAACATGTGTGTAGGAGAATAAAATTTGACAGTGTCTCTTGTTGCTGGTTAACTTTGGTGTTGAAAAAAAGCAGTAAACAACCAAATTTTTTTCCAGAGGAACAAAGGGCAGGCTGATTAAAAGATCACACCAACTGCATCTACCAAAGGAGAGGAAATTACATTTTGAAATCCCAGGAAACAGGAAGATAACAATACATAAAGCATCAAGAACAGCAAGAACAGGTAAGTAAACTATTGTTAGCTAATACACAAAAGATGCACTGACAAGAGCAGGAATGTGACAAAGTAAGTTCCTTACTTATATACTTGTTTGAAGTCCAATTACCTTAAATCAGAAACAGTATTTCTCTGCCTCAACAAACCCAGTTCACTTGCTGCTCTGGAAGTCTGTCTTTCATCACGAATCGTGCTTTCATTTCTCAAGAACCTGCCCCTGAGCAATGACTGCAAAAGTTTACTATTATTAGCACAGGCAAAGCTGAATAGTCATTTTGTCTAAATCATCTTTCTGGTGTTATGAACAGTTCCTCCTACATATTATCTAATGAAGGACCTCAATCACATTAATAGTTCAGTTGTAAGAATTAAATCAATGGAAGTCCTCAAAGTGACACTTAACCTGAATACGACTGCGATGAGTAAAGCTAGATACAGGCCTATGATCCAACAATTCTTCAATTTCTCTTTTCCGTTCACTCTGTGCTCGggcaagcaaatcaagaagagcCTGCCTGCCACATAACCTTCGGATGGCCTTTCGCTCACAAATTTCACCATGATTTACCAGCAAGCCATCACGCACTAGCTCAATCTGAGGACCAATTTCAGAAGCTCCTTCATCCGTAGGAGAATCATAATTGCCTCTCTGTTGGCAGTTCACTTGCACCCACTCCATAATGATTCTTACCCTTTCGCGCTCATTTTCACCCAGCCACTGTGCCCTTGAATGATTATTTATATGTGAACCATTGGGTGGATGGCTCTTTGCACCGCTGTTCATCCATTCACGGAATATTTGTCTTACACGTTCCCGTTCTACTTCTCCAAGATCAGCTGACTGCTCTGATACGAGACTATTGCTGTCATCATGCTCATTTTCAGAACCAATATGGCTCTGTGAACAAGTGCCATATTCATTCTGAACATAACTGGCCTCCAAGCTCTCATTGCCATTAATGCTTTCTGGCCCGTCTGACAGAAAGGTACTCACAGAGTCAGTATTTGACCGGTCACTCCTTTGGTGCTGAATCCTCTCTCCAAGTCTCGCATTGGGATGATTCACCACATGCTCACCCTCAAGCTCCCGCCACATTTGCAGGAGAGAGGATGCCCGGGTGCTCTGCCTGCTTTGTTCACCCCATTGCCTTGACTGTGAAGAATGAGACTCCCTAAGAAATGAAGAATCAAACACAGAAACATTGTGTAAATCTGCAACAGCCATTGTACGGtcacaaatcagaaatttcaattctcaaccatgatagtcATCACCCTGGATCTAAGACACCAGCCATCTTCTCATAATGCTTCAAAAAATTGTCTTGTTATCACAAGAACTCTCTTGAAACTTTGTACTCATCAATCGCCATCATCACCACAGTAGAAATGACAAGTTCAACTGATGCAAAAACAGAGGAACTTCAATACCTGCAAAAACTCATCACAgttaaatcaaaaatcaaaacattTTTGAATTATAGTAAAACAAGTTAGACTAACATCAGTACCTCCATCCCTTCTAACAAGTAACTTAAAGATATGATTTccggaagagagagaaaatttcaTCTGCATACAgatccttctttttctttgaaaagcAAATCCCACCaccaaaaggaaaaagcaaaacCTCTAACCATTGAACCATTCAAaattggaaaggaagaaaacataACCTTGACCCGACAAGACTCACTGTTTCCATCAGAAAACCACTCTATCCATCAGAATAAATCCATATTTTAACTCAAAACTTGGATTAAAGAACAGAGGAAAAAATCATGCCCGTGAACATACATGACATGTTAACAATTGACGACATACTCCATTAATATCTCATCTCAGGAATCTAAACTTAAAGAACACTCAAGCCCATTTGCATTTAGATCAAAGCGAATCAGATAAATGCACTAATCAATTactgaaacaaaaagaaataacctTAAAAGAtcgttaaaaaaattaaaagacaaGAGCACATTATTCTTTTGTACGCAAGACTAAAAACAAGCtcacctttttctttctttgcagcTGGTGAAACCCCAGCTCAATGCTTTAACAAAAGGGTCACACGAATCAACCCTTGATGGCCAAAACAGTTACTTATAAGCAATTGTGAGCATTTCTTCTCTTGAGAGAAATGAGGCGGTGGGTTGGGGGAGAGAGGGAGGTGGGAtttatgaaaataataaatgAGGGCACGTCACCGTTCTTTTGATGAAATCTAAGTGGTAATTTCTGAAAAGATCCCTCACGTTTGCATTTATTCTTTTTCCATCCGTTATATTTGGCATGATAGATTTTGGCTCCgaacatatacaacatataacgATTTGCCCCACACCATTTTTATGAAAATCCTTGTCCGCACATCTAGTAATATTATTAATCTATTAGTAAACCAAGAGAAAAATTAGAACGGTATACGACTTTTTCTACATTAGTAAAGTGATTATACTTTTGGTAGAAAATATAGAAGAAAAGTTATATACTAATATATGATAACtgaatgttttttctttttaagaaaAAGATTTCAATTGTAATATTTGTACAATTTATTTAGTAGTATGTCGTATATATGAATGCCATCTTTTCAAGCAAACAAATTTTTAGTATTACAAGACTTAGAATCGCATGACAAAACTAATTATTGAATCAAATTTAAAGGTGCAAAATAATGAATTCAACTTATAAAGTTTATTGAAGTCAAATATGACATCGAAGATATGTACTTATGCACAATACTAGAAGATTTTTGCTCGAAGAATAAAAGTACTAATGCAATACACTTACAGAGAAGGAAATAAGTAGGACAAATGAAAAAGTTAAATCCACTTACAGAGGAGGAAATAAGTATgacaaatgaaaaaattaaatccAATAACACGTGGAGTCGTGAACCTAATATTTGTTGGATTATCTCCTTATCTTTCAACTGATTGTTGTTACCAAATACATctcatttaaatttttttttttaaatattttattctctttctaccaggaaaaacaaaagaaaatgaaagtactATGTGATGACATGAGGGAACTGAAATGCATCTTTTTAAATGTCAAGGCCAAGAAGGTAAAACTACAAACATGAGAGACTATTGCTGCAAATTTCCCAAAGAAGTGTCCAAGTCTTGCCCGGTAATTTTGCCTTAACTCTAACGTTAAAACTTTTGTTGTCGTCCAATAAGGTGGTTTAGACAGGGGATGACGCGTGTTAATTGTCGTTTTCACTCAACGAGATTATGAAACTTCCTGCCCCAAACAACGAGAGTCTTGAATTTAACGGTAAGTTGAGGGGCGAGGCGGTAGCTACAGTTCAGTGACCTCCCACGCTGTCGTTTTAATGCGGTAGGTGAAATTGTATGACACTCGAAGAAGAAGGGACTTGGAAGGCCTGTTTGGCCGAATGGCTTTATaaattctttttgttttcaggCATTTAGATGTATTCAGCAATGAATgatcattttccttttcttttttttttttggtctgttGGTGATTATTAGTGGTATTTGGAGTattgtattttggatgtttctagACAACTGTAGTAGAACAACAGGGACTTTATAGTGAAATTATGATAGCCATGAGATTGACAGAGATTTTTTGCTGCTAAATCATCCAATCTTAGGCCTTATTTGGAATGCAATTTTTCttcaaacaaaattttatgattttcatGAACACATTTTGTAATTATCTTTTTAGATCACATACATTAAATTATTACGATACAACTTTtcacaaaaatttcaaaaaatagcaatccaaacgagCTCTgttggccttgtttggattgctatttaaaagaaaaaattacgtTTTTCGTAATTACATTTTTTAACTAACTTTTTACCTTACACACATTAAATCAATATAATATATTTCTCtataaaaaaattcagaaaatagcaatccaaacgggcTTGGACCTCCTACACTAAAGTCtttggctaattttttttttttctatttttgagctTAGGTTTATGCAAAGTTATTAGCCTCCTAGTTATTAATCCTATAATAAGTATATTAGGAAATTCACGTAGCTATCATCTTCATCATGATACCGTCCACAGGCATTTGAAAATTGTACCTTTTCCTATTAACGGCTAGGACGCATGTAACCTAAAAGCAACAGCCATTATTGACATCTATGCTCTGGGACTCAAAGCCGGTTGTAATTTATTAGGTTGTTAATACACACATCTAAACACCTTTTTCCACTTACAATTCAAAATGGTTAGCAATTGATTAAGTGATTAACTCCATGTAATGTTCTAATCTCTGAGGACTTCTAATCATGCACGAGTCACATGAACAAGACCAAATTTTCCTTAAAACAATGATCAAGAAAGTAGGAGGAGTCATTTGTTGTGATCTGCGCTGCATGTTCATTTCATCATATGACTTGGGAAAACAATCCGTTGACTAAAGATGAAGCACTAAATATCAATCTGGTCATGACCCTCTCTATTCTATACGTAGTATAATTGGATGAAAGAATTTTAAGGGGCACTGTCCCTTCAATCAACGACACATTGCTCCTTATCTAAAGGGTGTTAAAGTTATAGACAGCCACAGTCCCACAACTTAAATAGGAGAAGGCTCGTACCTAATCCATACTAATGCTATTGAGAAGTGTGATGCCCTATATTTGGGGCACAATTAACTGCCTTAATGGGCATAATTGCATGACTCAAGGTTTGTTTTACAGCCCTAAAAAAATACTTAATGTTAGTCAATGTTTGTTTGCGCTTGTTCGTTCTAATTTTGCCTTCGTGTATGTGATTTTGTTTGAAACTCGTGCTTTTTTCCATGGAATCATGTTCCAATTGTCTGTGGTCACATGGACAACATCTCAAGGAAGAACGAGGTGATGGCGTCACTGTAATGGTTAGCCTGTTTATAGTTTTCTTTCATATCCACAGTCATCAATAAATTGTACTTTACCATCAAATATCTCTCCTTCAATTTTTCGAGCAAATTATCCGGATGGCCACTGAACTTTTAAAATCGTCGAGTTTTGATCACTGAATTATTAAAAGTCTGATTTTGGTCACTGAACTATCTAAAATCTAGATTTTGGATCATTTCGTTAGATTTGATCGCTAACTATGCCAGATCTGAGTTTCCCGCACGATTCACGAGACAAAAGAAAGGGGCATAGTTAATGAATAAAATTTGAtgaaatgacctgaaatttaaATTCCAAATAATTCAGTGATCAAAATCAACCTTTTAATAGCTTAGTGATCAAAACTcgaagatttcaaaagtttagtGACCATCCTGATAATTTGCTCTAATTTTTTTACGCCTATGGTTGAGCTGAATCATATAGTTACCCCAAGTTTCCCTTTTTGTGGCCACTTTCAAAGGACGACTAACTCGTTAGAGaattacttattcacgtgagaTGTAACAAATTCTTGTGAAATTTGTCTGACTGGTTTTTCTCTTGCATGATAAGACTTGACAATATCAAGAACTTTAAACAAATATCTTTGACATGATTGTTTTGGAGGCTTTCGGTTAGCATGACTCTTAGAACCGTTCCTTACACCAAGTCAAGACTTCAAAACCTCATCTAATGCATTATAATGAAGAATTACgcttctttattcaaaaaattcaaagaatACAGTAATGGAATTGTCTGATTAGCAGGTTCACTCCCATATAGGCCCCAGTTGGACTCCTCTTTCCTCATAAGATAGGAGTAATATAGATTGTTACcgttaaaccaaaaaaaaaaactgtgggAGACATTAATCCTGAATTTTGTCAATTAAATTTAACAAACCAACACCATAATTCAGAGCCTCAGTTGATTTTGCAGCTATTTGGACTAGTACGTAGCACTAATCACCGTCAACCATTCGATTCAACAACTAAATTAATAAGGTGAGAATTCGGGCCACTCATGTGCTTGAAACTTCTCGCAGGCTTCACTTTTGATCAAGTCCAGTTTACCTAAGCAATGAGACTCGTCAACAACCTTCTCGCCTGACAATCCAATATATGTTGACAGGCACGTACAATTTCTTGACATTGACTCAGGATTCGTCCCACCAAACTAATTATTTGGTTCCAGAAAATACAGGCAGTTTCCTTTTACATTTGGTCCCTAATAAAAGATGCAATGCAGATATTTTACTTGAGACATATGTTCTGGAGCTAGGATCTTGCCCGAGTGCTTTTTGCAGAGATATTTTGTTGGTGGGGGTCGAGGAAGCAGATGTTGTTTAAGATGAGCAATTGCATTGTTCTAGTTCTTGTGTTCGGATTCGAGGGCTGTCTTGTCGGTTGTCAGGTTCAATATGTCAACTGGAGACAATGCACGTTAGGCAAAATGGGAAATTGATCAGAGGAAAACATTTTCTACAAAATTAATTTGGAATCTCACTCTCGTCTATACGACTAGTCTTTAATCACTATAAAGTCGTGAATGCCGTTCATTCGCTTTTTGCTAAACGTCCGACAGAGCCACCTATAAGCTGGCTCCATTGGCccaattttggtagttttgacGCTAATACGTGTTTTATGTGGAGAACAGAGAgagacacacacacatatatagcTTAGGGTTATTAGCTTAGTAAGTGTTTGTTGCCGATGAGACCTCGTTTAGTGATCAAGATTGAGGTCCCAATAACTAGAGGCGGTAGGCTTAAGTCTCATGTAATATGAGTTTATTCCAACTATCATAATATTAATTAGTCTATTTCAAATCATAAATCGCACCAGCAACCATTACTAAGAGACATCccgctatatatatatatttagtcaTTTGAAAGTTAAGTTTCTTTGattattaataataaaaaagaaagaggtATATTTTGTACTCTATTTGTGTATCCCTTCTAAGTACTCTATTTCATCTGGTATCTCGTAGGTATGAATAAAAGATTGCTCTCCCACAACCCCGTTTTCATGGTTTAGGCTGCTCCCATTTCACTCGCCGCTACTACGGGAATcgcttttgctttcttttcctctaGCTACTAAGATGTTTCAGTTTAATTATAATCCTTATCTTTTGATCCAACTATGTGGGTTATCTGTaatcaggtttttttttttaaaaaagggaaATAATTTGCTCCATTTCACCACTAAAGGTTTTTTGGTTGACAAAGGAATCCAAAACTACTACTCGAGAGTGTGCATTAGATAAATCCTGCCTCGTACAATAGTCCTGTGCGCTAAAGTTTGTTTGCCACTAAACTTTATTAGCTGTTTTGTTGAATTGTACCTCATAACCACTCATCTATCGACCAAAACACCTGAGCAAGCTGGAAGGATACATAGTCAGTAGACAGACGCTTCTCAAATACAAAACGttaattccaaaccaaaatagAACAAAAGGGCAAAGGTTAGAAAATCAAAAAGGAACATTTTGATATCAGAGTTGAATATATGGCACCAATGTATTTCAAACCAGGCTGCGAATGGTACATTAACAAAACGAACAAAATAGATACACTATgggattaaccaaatataacAAATGACACCGAAGAAAACCAAACaatcaaaaaatggaaaaaaaaaaaaaaaaaaaaaacctcaattCAAGAATAACATAAGACTTCAGAATCAGGGGCTGGGTATTAagttactatatatatatatatatattacaaatCAATATCACAGAAGGTCCTCTCGAAATTCCTGGATGAAGAGAAATGAACCACAAGAGGGCCACATAAAAGCCTTAAGGTACGATGAGATTTAATTGCTCCAACCTTGAACCTTATCTTCGCCTTCACTCGAACCTCAACTTCGATCTCCCCGGTACTTCTTTCCATCCTCAGGTTTCTTGCAGTCCCTGGAAACAGCTCAGCGTTAGTGGCGACAAGATTTAGCCCCAGATGAGTCACATTTCGTCGAGGCTGATAAAAGGGCTGGACATTGTTGAATGCAACAGTCGAATCATCGTATAAAACTCTGGTCTCAATTCTGTCATAGTAAATTGAGACCTTGCTGTTGGGGTTGTACGCTCTCAGCTCAAAATTGAAGGTGGCATTGAGATGA
This window contains:
- the LOC113706903 gene encoding uncharacterized protein isoform X2 — translated: MAVADLHNVSVFDSSFLRESHSSQSRQWGEQSRQSTRASSLLQMWRELEGEHVVNHPNARLGERIQHQRSDRSNTDSVSTFLSDGPESINGNESLEASYVQNEYGTCSQSHIGSENEHDDSNSLVSEQSADLGEVERERVRQIFREWMNSGAKSHPPNGSHINNHSRAQWLGENERERVRIIMEWVQVNCQQRGNYDSPTDEGASEIGPQIELVRDGLLVNHGEICERKAIRRLCGRQALLDLLARAQSERKREIEELLDHRPVSSFTHRSRIQSLLRGRFLRNESTIRDERQTSRAASELGLLRQRNTVSDLREGFLSRLDNSVRGSSNNHQSEYASSSEVHTRNGQLESDEEQEVLEDIYDLFEPSDEESERNDFPSIGYINQQHSVIEEAEGHGDEGQELLNNVDYMPREQGGENDVSGNLRTDVQANPLLSETSEIETSVHDYLVDTDEIVQEQNAPNSGASDVREITGQVEDREPNAAEDSNWQETSAQVEEEQELFLDHEQIEWQQPTSTEADEWAHGNEEGLTETWEENIAHQWDQERPDNDFRDHHNTQEPNEDWHDDGLQEAIDSWLDVPSGQGVGGSSGRVDAFYFPEDDNVYSMELRELLSRRRVSSLLRSGFRASLDQLIQSYVERQGNASMDWEADGASSSPAFIEQDQEQQNDDQVQDGVLSGGVDRTSASDTASQPVWDRDLHRLNWSHNSPHHQLGIEWEIINELRLDMVRLQQRMDNMQRMLEACMDMQLELQRSVRQEVSAALNRSAVSADTCKDAQHKDDSKWDFVRKGICCMCCEQNIDSLLYRCGHMCTCSRCAEKLVQGKEKCPMCQAPVIEMVRAYSVQ
- the LOC113706903 gene encoding uncharacterized protein isoform X1 — its product is MAVADLHNVSVFDSSFLRESHSSQSRQWGEQSRQSTRASSLLQMWRELEGEHVVNHPNARLGERIQHQRSDRSNTDSVSTFLSDGPESINGNESLEASYVQNEYGTCSQSHIGSENEHDDSNSLVSEQSADLGEVERERVRQIFREWMNSGAKSHPPNGSHINNHSRAQWLGENERERVRIIMEWVQVNCQQRGNYDSPTDEGASEIGPQIELVRDGLLVNHGEICERKAIRRLCGRQALLDLLARAQSERKREIEELLDHRPVSSFTHRSRIQSLLRGRFLRNESTIRDERQTSRAASELGLLRQRNTVSDLREGFLSRLDNSVRGSSNNHQSEYASSSEVHTRNGQLESDEEQEVLEDIYDLFEPSDEESERNDFPSIGYINQQHSVIEEAEGHGDEGQELLNNVDYMPREQGGENDVSGNLRTDVQANPLLSETSEIETSVHDYLVDTDEIVQEQNAPNSGASDVREITGQVEDREPNAAEDSNWQETSAQVEEEQELFLDHEQIEWQQPTSTEADEWAHGNEEGLTETWEENIAHQWDQERPDNDFRDHHNTQEPNEDWHDDGLQEAIDSWLDVPSGQGVGGSSGRVDAFYFPEDDNVYSMELRELLSRRRVSSLLRSGFRASLDQLIQSYVERQGNASMDWEADGASSSPAFIEQDQEQQNDDQVQDGVLSGGVDRTSASDTASQPVWDRDLHRLNWSHNSPHHQLGIQEWEIINELRLDMVRLQQRMDNMQRMLEACMDMQLELQRSVRQEVSAALNRSAVSADTCKDAQHKDDSKWDFVRKGICCMCCEQNIDSLLYRCGHMCTCSRCAEKLVQGKEKCPMCQAPVIEMVRAYSVQ
- the LOC113706923 gene encoding uncharacterized protein At1g08160-like; this encodes MANSRAPGQIAAWPAHSTLLRIIAMILLALILLVGIAVIVIWLAVKPRKLVYTIESGSIHNYNLTADHLNATFNFELRAYNPNSKVSIYYDRIETRVLYDDSTVAFNNVQPFYQPRRNVTHLGLNLVATNAELFPGTARNLRMERSTGEIEVEVRVKAKIRFKVGAIKSHRTLRLLCGPLVVHFSSSRNFERTFCDIDL